The Archocentrus centrarchus isolate MPI-CPG fArcCen1 chromosome 7, fArcCen1, whole genome shotgun sequence genome window below encodes:
- the pik3cd gene encoding LOW QUALITY PROTEIN: phosphatidylinositol 4,5-bisphosphate 3-kinase catalytic subunit delta isoform (The sequence of the model RefSeq protein was modified relative to this genomic sequence to represent the inferred CDS: inserted 1 base in 1 codon) — protein MPPGKYGMQEEWEKEGDQAINMDFLLPTGIFLNFPVSRNDTIKNIKKMVWKNARSEALFCALGDPDGYVFTCINETAEREELEEESRRISDVRPFMCVLRLVGREGDRVEKLTNAQISLLIGKGLHEFEAQKNDEVNEFRTKMRTFCEEKAQDRQSLPWQKWMEYSFPCDLEPCSSLPQSAKSKNIKKIFINVKFEASDESFMLQQDPQDLPVALMKSALKKKATVFRLMRQESEDYTLQVNGTWDFIYGKHPLCQFKYIFSCLRNGQNPHLTMVHYSTIVKYQEEQGRMCSQVYKSRSLSRPPPLPLKKQNTSSLWSISEPFYIHLLQGSRVNADEGMKLVVQAGLFHGSELLCKVVTSSEVAVSSEPLWNQKLEFDINVADLPRMSRLCFALYAVIEKTKKPRGTKKKNKKADCPIAWVNTMVFDYKDQLKTGEFLLSTWPSVPDDKSDLLNPMGTVEKNPNVDSAAGLQIRFPNIRPHPLYYPPLDKICDMEKNGDASFATKEEYFKLKEIMDNKNYTEIFEDEKELLWKLRTEVRDHYPESLSKLLLITKWNKREDVVQMVSLLRNWPDLPAIQALELLDYSFPDPAVRSFTIRCLRKLSDDELLHYLIQLVQVLKYESYLDCDLTTFLLERALSNRRIGHFLFWHLRSETHVASVGLRFGLILEAYCRGNIHHIKLLTKQTEALGKMKALSDFVKSGSQKMTAEDLKLCIRQESYLEALSDLLSPLNPSIILTEICADKCRFMDSKMXPLWLMYRNPTAEGDMVGIIFKNGDDLRQDMLTLQMIQLMENLWKKEGLDLRMIPYGCLSTGNKMGLIEIVKHSDTIANIQRNSSNSAATAAFNKDALLNWLKSKNPENKLDRAIEEFTLSCAGYCVATYVLGIGDRHNDNIMIRETGQLFHIDFGHFLGNFKRKLGINRERVPFILTYDFVHVIQQGRTNNSEKFERFREYCERAYKILCRNGTLFVNLFAMMKAAGLPELTSFKDIQYLKDSLALGKSEDEALKNFKVKFNEALRESWKTKVNWMMHSLAKDNRP, from the exons ATGCCCCCAGGGAAGTATGGGATGCAGGAGGAAtgggagaaggagggggaccaGGCGATCAACATGGACTTCCTACTGCCTACTGGGATCTTCCTCAATTTTCCCGTGTCTCGAAACGACAccatcaaaaacatcaaaaag ATGGTTTGGAAAAATGCCAGAAGTGAGGCCCTGTTCTGTGCACTTGGTGATCCGGATGGATATGTCTTCACCTGCATCAACGAGACAGCAGAAagggaagagctggaggaagaaTCGAGGCGCATAAGTGATGTGCGCCCCTTCATGTGTGTCCTGAGGCTGGTGGGGAGGGAGGGTGACCGAGTGGAGAAACTCACAAATGCCCAAATCAGCCTGCTAATTGGCAAAG GTCTACATGAGTTTGAAGCCCAGAAGAACGACGAGGTGAACGAGTTTCGGACCAAGATGCGCACGTTTTGCGAAGAGAAGGCTCAGGACCGACAGAGTTTGCCGTGGCAGAAGTGGATGGAGTACAGCTTCCCATGTGACCTGGAGCCGTGCAGCTCCCTGCCGCAGAGCGCCAAGTCAAAAAACATCAAGAAGATTTTCATTAATGTCAAGTTTGAGGCCTCTGAT GAAAGCTTCATGCTGCAGCAGGACCCTCAGGACCTCCCCGTGGCTTTGATGAAGAGCGCTCTGAAGAAGAAGGCCACCGTTTTTCGCTTAATGCGACAGGAATCTGAGGACTACACCCTACAGGTCAACGGGACATGGGACTTCATCTATGGGAAACACCCCCTCTGTCAGTTTAAA tACATCTTCTCATGTTTGAGAAATGGCCAAAACCCCCACCTTACTATGGTTCACTACTCCACCATCGTCAAATATCAGGAAGAGCAAGGCAGAATGTGCAGCCAGGTGTACAAGAGCCGCTCTTTATCCAGACCTCCTCCTCTGCCACTGAAGAAG CAAAACACCTCTTCTCTGTGGTCCATCAGTGAGCCTTTCTACATTCACCTGCTGCAGGGCAGCCGAGTCAATGCAGATGAAGGAATGAAG CTTGTAGTGCAGGCTGGTCTCTTCCATGGCAGCGAGCTGCTGTGTAAGGTGGTGACGAGCTCAGAGGTCGCAGTGAGCTCTGAGCCGCTGTGGAATCAGAAATTGGAGTTTGACATAAACGTGGCGGACCTGCCTCGCATGAGCCGCCTGTGTTTCGCACTCTACGCTGTCATTGAGAAGACCAAGAAACCCCGCGGCACCAAAAAGAAGAATAAGAAAGCG GACTGCCCGATAGCCTGGGTGAACACCATGGTGTTTGACTACAAGGACCAGCTGAAGACGGGGGAGTTCCTCTTATCCACGTGGCCGTCTGTTCCTG aTGACAAAAGTGACCTGCTGAACCCGATGGGAACCGTTGAGAAGAACCCCAATGTGGACAGCGCTGCAGGGCTTCAAATTCGTTTCCCCAACATCCGGCCACACCCTCTCTATTACCCTCCACTGGACAAG AtatgtgacatggagaagaacGGTGATGCAAGTTTTGCCACTAAAGAAGAG TACTTCAAACTAAAAGAAATAATGGACAACAAAAACTACACTGAGATTTTTGAGGATGAGAAAGAGCTCCTATGGAAGCTCCGCACCGAAGTCCGCGACCATTATCCTGAAAGTCTGTCCAAGCTGCTCCTCATCACCAAGTGGAATAAGCGTGAGGATGTAGTTCAG ATGGTGAGTTTACTGAGGAACTGGCCGGACCTCCCTGCCATCCAGGCCTTGGAGCTCTTAGACTACAGTTTTCCCGACCCAGCAGTTCGTTCTTTCACTATCAGATGCCTCAGAAAGCTCAG TGATGATGAACTGTTGCATTACCTGATCCAGCTGGTCCAGGTCCTGAAGTACGAGTCCTACCTGGACTGTGACCTTACCACTTTCTTGTTAGAAAGGGCGTTGTCCAACAGGAGGATCGGACACTTTCTGTTTTGGCATCTCAG GTCAGAGACTCATGTAGCGTCTGTGGGTTTGCGTTTTGGCCTGATTCTGGAGGCCTACTGCAGGGGAAACATCCATCACATCAAGCTCTTAACCAAACAG ACTGAGGCTCTGGGCAAAATGAAGGCCCTGAGTGACTTTGTCAAGTCGGGCTCCCAGAAGATGACAGCTGAGGACCTGAAGCTGTGTATCAGACAGGAGTCCTACCTGGAGGCACTGTCAGACCTTCTGTCACCACTCAACCCAAGCATAATACTTACAGAGATCTG tgCTGATAAGTGCAGATTTATGGACTCCAAGA AGCCGCTCTGGCTGATGTATAGGAATCCCACAGCTGAAGGAGACATGGTGGGCATCATCTTCAAAAATGGAGACG ATCTTCGGCAAGACATGCTGACCCTGCAGATGATTCAGCTCATGGAGAATTTGTGGAAGAAAGAGGGCCTGGATCTCAG GATGATCCCGTACGGCTGCTTGTCAACTGGGAACAAGATGGGGCTCATCGAGATTGTGAAGCACTCTGACACAATTGCCAACATCCAGCgtaacagcagcaacagcgcCGCTACTGCTGCCTTCAATAAGGACGCCTTGCTGAACTGGCTCAAATCAAAAAATCCTGA GAACAAACTTGATCGGGCAATAGAGGAGTTCACACTGTCCTGTGCTGGCTACTGTGTAGCTACTTACGTCTTGGGCATTGGAGATCGTCACAACGACAATATCATGATCAGGGAAACTGGACAG CTGTTCCACATCGATTTTGGGCACTTCCTGGGCAACTTCAAGAGGAAACTTGGAATTAACAGGGAGCGTGTGCCTTTTATCTTGACCTATGACTTTGTCCATGTGATCCAGCAAGGGAGGACAAACAACAGTGAGAAGTTTGAGAG
- the tmem201 gene encoding transmembrane protein 201 codes for MGIKKPTHASVNCWFCNQNTVVPYGNRNCWDCPNCDQYNGFQENGDYNKPIPAQYMEHLNHGISGSLPLSETPKNLQWVNCQMLLCRKCNNNQSAKIKQLASYIPRDDENYDEEIEAYKHHLEQTYKLCRPCQTAVEYYIKYQNRQLRTVLLNHQLRRTRESDMGFVKSTQSLTSPMGVILLRALAFLICGFLAATIFCELSEQFSSPDGSQTLSGGVVPPKPIVHNESTPNNNSSGATPVWQGLLELLPDEAMENAKLVWQHGRDNQLAVVSVGLLTWLTAVFLAGPARLRRIDAVASVLWFFILCLYLAESYMTGALSWMDTAKLISVSLCCLVSFAAAVATRKPLSARRARYRRYLAGSSAVPPLSSPDLADTFIPIPPPNLSQLINRQHSHHERKASPSSLPGRLSRALCLGTIPSLTRTDSGYLFSGSRPASQYKDSQSSDYFSLKSGSRPSSPGPSPTPSVAGSVTSSSGSARQRRPLISPARLNIGGQKLRLFSGEPDPTLLFPPMSPSHFLAEPAPSVYSGCFSPDASPFQSQNDLSSLLRDSSVIEEEEKRSTSSGSSACLVGTTTQCPEGNRSPKDFAKRVIWPGLLFVSLTANLFFGCLYAYNNWR; via the exons Atgggcat AAAGAAGCCCACCCATGCAAGCGTTAACTGCTGGTTCTGTAACCAGAACACAGTGGTGCCCTATGGGAACAGGAACTGCTGGGATTGTCCCAACTGTGACCAATACAATGGCTTCCAGGAG aaTGGTGACTACAACAAACCCATTCCTGCTCAGTACATGGAGCATCTGAATCATGGCATATCTGGAAGCCTTCCTTTATCAGAGACACCCAAGAATCTGCAGTGGGTCAACTGTCAGATGCTGCTGTGCCGGAAGTGTAATAACAACCAGTCTGCAAAGATCAAACAGCTGGCCTCATATATCCCGAGGGATGAT gAGAACTACGATGAGGAAATCGAAGCCTACAAGCATCATCTGGAGCAGACTTATAAGTTATGCAGACCATGCCAGACAGCAGTGGAGTACTACATCAAATATCAGAACCGCCAGCTTCGTACAGTGCTTCTCAATCATCAGCTGCGACGCACCCGGGAATCAGACATGGGGTTTGTAAAG AGCACCCAGTCATTGACTTCTCCCATGGGGGTCATACTGTTACGGGCCCTTGCCTTCCTGATATGTGGTTTCCTAGCTGCCACAATTTTCTGTGAATTGTCAGAGCAGTTTTCTTCACCTGATGGCTCACAGACATTAAGTGGTGGCGTTGTTCCTCCAAAGCCAATAGTCCACAATGAGTCTACCCCCAACAATAACAGCAGTGGAGCCACACCTGTGTGGCAGGGTCTGCTGGAGCTGCTCCCAGACGAGGCCATGGAAAATGCCAAGCTGGTGTGGCAGCATGGAAGGGACAACCAGCTGGCTGTAGTCTCTGTTGGCCTGCTGACTTGGCTTACTGCTGTCTTCTTAGCGGGACCTGCAAG GTTGAGGAGAATTGATGCTGTAGCCTCCGTCCTGTGGTTCTTCATCCTGTGCCTCTACCTGGCTGAGAGCTACATGACTGGTGCCTTGAGCTGGATGGACACAGCGAAGCTTATTAGCGTCTCCCTCTGTTGCCTTGTAAGCTTTGCTGCTGCCGTGGCAACTCGTAAACCGCTGAGCGCACGGAGAGCCAGATACCGAAG ATACCTTGCAGGCAGCTCTGCAGTCCCTCCTCTGAGCTCCCCTGACCTGGCTGACACCTTCATCCCCATTCCGCCGCCCAACCTCTCCCAGCTCATCAACCGCCAACACAGTCATCACGAACGCAAGGCTTCCCCCTCCTCGCTGCCTGGGCGTCTCAGCAGAGCCCTGTGCCTTGGCACCATCCCCTCCCTCACCAGGACAG attcTGGTTATCTGTTTAGCGGAAGCAGACCGGCTTCACAGTACAAAGACTCACAGTCTTCAG ACTACTTTTCCCTCAAGTCTGGGAGCCGCCCCTCATCCCCAGGTCCCTCCCCGACTCCTTCGGTAGCCGGCTCAGTTACATCCAGTTCAGGTTCGGCCAGACAGCGGCGTCCCCTCATCAGCCCTGCTCGCCTCAACATCGGCGGCCAGAAGCTCCGGCTTTTCTCTGGGGAGCCAGATCCCACACTCTTGTTCCCACCTATGTCTCCATCACATTTCCTAGCTGAGCCAGCCCCTTCGGTTTACAGCGGCTGCTTTTCACCGGACGCATCACCCTTCCAGAGTCAAAATG ATTTGAGTTCCTTATTAAGAGACAGTAGTGTGattgaggaggaagagaagcgAAGCACCTCCTCTGGATCTTCTGCATGCCTGGTTGGTACAACAACTCAGTGTCCAGAGGGCAACCGATCTCCAAAAG ATTTTGCAAAGCGTGTTATATGGCCGGGCCTTTTGTTTGTGAGCCTGACTGCCAACCTGTTCTTCGGCTGCCTCTATGCGTACAACAATTGGAGATGA